From the genome of Canis lupus familiaris isolate Mischka breed German Shepherd chromosome 8, alternate assembly UU_Cfam_GSD_1.0, whole genome shotgun sequence, one region includes:
- the FBXO34 gene encoding F-box only protein 34 yields the protein MHLKPYWKLQKKVSPLEISKETLRTPMTHHEVNDEKCKASYMKPSVFPSPSLGKASSRKPFGIISPNVLCSMSGKSPVESSLNVKTKKNAPCATIHQGEEGEGPLDIWAVVKPGNTKEKIAFFAAHQCSNRIGSMKIKSSWDIDGRATKRRKKSGDLKKAKIQLERMREVNSRCYQPEPFACGIEHCSVHYVSDSGDGVYTGRPLSVIQMVAFLEQRASALLATCTKNCTNSPSVVRFPGQARGGLSASEPFSAPGACEESTERGNPEVGEPQSEPIRVLDMVARLESECLKRQSQREPGSLSRNNSFRRNVGRVLLANGTQANEGKTNKGALEAPDTQVNPVGSVSADHSLSRADHCSPRENESWDSAPRGCPPLPAGVNFLTDSAKFEPDQQTAMKNGNRYDVEMTEELAGSPFPPRTCPQAIELPTDAVDCRSRELAPLTSQNPDQRRKEPLCISITVSKVEQGQPSSLKSCEDPLPGMLFFLPPGQRQSGCSQLSESTRESPEARQLQDAAEGDSASEEKSVSADAFVPPASPVESTLPVLEASSWKKQVSHDFLETRFKIQQLLEPQQYMAFLPHHLMVKIFRLLPTKSLVALKCTCCYFKFIIEYYNIRPADSRWVRDPRYREDPCKQCKKKYVKGDVSLCRWHPKPYCQALPYGPGYWMCCHRSQKGFPGCKLGLHDNHWVPACHSFNRAIHKKAKGTETEEEY from the coding sequence ATGCACCTAAAGCCATACTGGAAACTCCAGAAGAAAGTGTCACCTCTGGAAATCAGCAAGGAAACTTTGAGAACTCCTATGACCCACCACGAAGTGAATGATGAAAAATGCAAAGCTAGCTACATGAAACCAAGTGTATTTCCTTCACCCTCTCTTGGTAAAGCATCATCTCGAAAGCCTTTTGGGATTATTTCTCCAAATGTTTTGTGCAGCATGAGTGGGAAGAGTCCTGTAGAGAGCAGCTTGAATGTTAAAACCAAGAAGAATGCACCATGTGCAACAATCCACCAGGGTGAAGAAGGGGAAGGGCCGCTTGATATCTGGGCTGTTGTGAAACCGGGAAATACCAAGGAGAAAATTGCATTCTTTGCAGCCCACCAGTGTAGCAATAGGATAGgatctatgaaaataaaaagctcctgggATATTGATGGGAGAGCtactaaaagaaggaaaaaatcaggGGATCTTAAAAAAGCCAAGATACAGTTAGAAAGGATGAGGGAAGTCAACAGCAGGTGCTACCAGCCTGAGCCCTTTGCGTGCGGCATTGAGCACTGTTCTGTGCATTATGTGAGTGACAGTGGCGATGGGGTCTATACCGGGAGGCCTCTGTCAGTCATACAGATGGTTGCCTTCCTTGAGCAAAGGGCCAGTGCCCTACTGGCTACTTGTACGAAAAACTGCACTAATTCACCGTCTGTGGTGAGGTTTCCTGGGCAGGCCAGAGGTGGGCTCTCAGCCTCCGAGCCCTTTTCTGCTCCAGGAGCTTGTGAAGAATCCACAGAAAGGGGAAATCCTGAGGTCGGTGAACCACAGAGTGAGCCAATCCGTGTCCTTGACATGGTAGCCAGGCTGGAGTCTGAGTGCCTGAAGCGGCAGAGCCAGCGTGAGCCTGGGAGCCTCTCGAGGAATAACAGCTTCCGTCGAAATGTGGGCCGGGTGTTGCTTGCAAATGGCACGCAGGCTAatgaaggcaaaacaaacaaaggtgCCCTGGAGGCACCAGACACTCAGGTGAATCCTGTGGGGTCTGTGTCTGCGGACCACAGTCTCTCAAGAGCTGACCATTGTTCTCCTAGGGAGAATGAGTCCTGGGACAGTGCTCCTCGGGGCTGTCCCCCATTGCCGGCCGGTGTGAATTTCCTCACAGACAGTGCAAAATTTGAGCCAGATCAGCAAACTGCTATGAAAAACGGCAATAGATACGACGTGGAAATGACCGAGGAACTTGCTGGGTCACCTTTTCCTCCTCGCACCTGCCCTCAAGCCATTGAATTGCCCACAGATGCTGTTGATTGTAGGAGTAGAGAGCTCGCTCCGCTCACTAGCCAAAATCCTgatcagagaagaaaggaaccTTTGTGCATTAGTATCACTGTGTCCAAGGTAGAGCAAGGCCAGCCTTCTAGTTTAAAGTCCTGTGAAGACCCACTTCCAGGGATGTTGTTTTTTTTGCCACCGGGTCAACGCCAGTCGGGCTGTTCCCAGTTGAGTGAAAGCACAAGGGAGTCTCCTGAGGCCAGGCAGCTTCAGGATGCTGCTGAGGGGGACAGTGCCTCAGAGGAGAAAAGCGTGTCAGCTGACGCGTTTGTCCCGCCAGCCTCTCCGGTGGAAAGTACATTGCCGGTGCTCGAGGCATCCAGTTGGAAGAAGCAAGTGTCTCATGACTTTCTGGAGACAAGGTTTAAAATCCAGCAGCTTTTGGAGCCTCAGCAGTACATGGCTTTTCTGCCCCACCACCTCATGGTGAAAATCTTCAGGTTACTCCCCACCAAGAGCTTAGTGGCTCTTAAGTGTACCTGCTGCTATTTCAAGTTTATCATCGAATACTACAACATCAGGCCCGCAGACTCCCGCTGGGTGCGAGATCCGCGATATAGAGAGGACCCTTGCAAGCAGTGCAAGAAAAAATACGTGAAAGGGGATGTGTCCCTGTGCCGGTGGCACCCCAAGCCCTATTGCCAGGCATTGCCCTATGGGCCAGGATACTGGATGTGCTGCCACCGGTCTCAGAAGGGCTTCCCTGGCTGTAAGCTGGGGCTTCATGACAATCACTGGGTCCCTGCTTGCCACAGCTTTAACCGGGCGATCCATAAGAAAGCAAAGGGGACCGAAACTGAAGAGGAATACTAG